The Bacteroidota bacterium genomic sequence CTGAATATGAGCAAACACGCCATAATATAGGGTTTTTAGTTGTTGAAAAGTTAGTTAAGGAATTAGGCGGTTCTTTTCTGAGCGATAGATTGGCTTTTAGAGCTGAAGTTAGACATAAAGGGCGAACATTAGTTGCTATTAAGCCTACCACATTTATGAACCTGAGTGGAAAAGCGGTAAACTATTGGATGCAGACTGAAAAAATACCATTAGAAAACATTTTAATAGTTACCGATGATTTAGCGCTGCCTTTTGGTACGTTGCGAATGAAGGGAAAGGGAAGTGATGGAGGGCATAATGGTCTTAAAAGTATTCAAGAAACGCTTGCGACCGTAAATTATGCTCGATTGCGATTTGGTATTGGTAATGAGTTTGCAAAAGGAAGCCAAGTAAATTACGTGTTGGGAAAGTGGTCGGAAGAAGAACTTGTTGAGCTGCCTAACAGAATAACTAGTGCAAAAGAGTTTGTCGTATCATTTGCAACGATTGGACTACAGCGAAGTATGAGTTTGTTTAATAACAAATAGCCCTTTTTATTTATTGTTACCCCTAAATAATTATATTTGAGATATTATTATTGATTGATGTTTAAATCGAGTTCACTTTTTATTATTGTTTTAATTGTTTTTTGTGCAGGTTGTGTATTAAAAAACGATTCGCAAGAAAATAGTACCGCAAAAACTATTTGGGGTGATTCTTTATTGTTAAACGAGACCGACTATTACCAAACACTATTCCCACACGCTGTTGTTGATGCAGTTTCTTCGCATATTGCATCGCAAGTGTATGAAGGACTTTTAATGTTTAATACAAAAGATTTATACGTACAACCAAGCATTGCAGAGCGTTGGATGATAGATTCTGCCGGTACAACCTATACTTTTTTTCTAAAGAAGGGTGTTAAGTTTCATGATGATGTTTGTTTTGAAAATGGCATAGGACGAGAGGTTACTGCCAATGATTTTAATTATTGTTTTAAACAGTTATGTACGTATTCCGAAAATAACAAGCTTTTCGAAACTACGTTTAAGGATATTCTTGTTGGTGCTAACGAGTACTATGCAAAAAGCAAGACTGAAAAACCTTCCACAGAAATAGAGGGTATAAAAGTGTTGGATGATTATACGCTTCAACTTAAAGTTACTCAGTCAAGCGGTACATTTTTATTAAAACTAGCTACATTGGCTACCGCTGTATTTCCTAAAGAAGGGTACGATACTTATGGTAATGAATTAAAAATTGGTACGGGTCCGTTTGTGTTTCCTAAGAGCGGGAAGGATTTCAAAAGATTAGTCTTATCCAGAAACGTAAATTATCATGTTCTAGATTCTAGTGGGAAAAAGTTGCCTTATTTAGATAAAATTTGTTTCACTTTTTTGCCAAATAAAAAGGATGAGTTGGAGGCTTTTAAAAAAGGGGAGATAGATGCAATTATTGGACTTCCTTCGGAAGATGTAAATACAATAGTACAAAAGCAAATAAAAAAATTTCAAGGCGATTCTGCTATTTATACATTAGAAAGAATTCCGGAAATGATAACCCATTTTTTTGAGTTTAATGTTACACGTCCTCCTTTTGATAATGTGAAAGTTCGACAAGCCTTTAACTACGCAATAAACAGAGATAGAATAGTTGAGGTTGTTTTAAATAATGAAGCATATGGTCCTGCTGAAAGTGGTGTTGTTCCTCCTTCTTTTCGAGATTACGACATTTCAAAAATAAAAGGGTATACCTATGATCCGGAAAAAGCTAGGAAGTTATTGGCAGAAGCCGGCTATCCGGGAGGAAAGGGCTTTCCTTCCTTTAAATTTTTGGTAAATAGTGGAGGGCAAAGAAATACAAGCGTGGCTTTTGAAGTTGAGAAACAACTTATAAATGTATTGGGCATAACCATTAATATTGATGTGGTTTCGTTTCCGGATAAAATAAACGCAGTGCAAAACGGAACAGCTGATATGTATAAGAATGCTTTAGGTGCAGACTATCCTAGTCCTGAAAGTTTTTTGTGGTCATTTTATGGAAAAACATTGCCTGCAGACAAATCAAAACCTTCGTATCCTAATACCAGCAGGTATTTTAATCAGGAGTATGATTTGCTTTTTGAAGCCGGTAAAAAGGAAATTAATGAACAAAAATGTTTTGAATATTTTGCAAAAGCAGAACAATTAATGATGACAGAAGCACCGGTAATTGTTTTGTGGTATGATGAAAGCTATCAATTAAAACAGTCTAAAGTGAAAAATTTATTTCCCAATCCGCTTCGATACAGAAATTACACCCAAGTTTATAAAGAAACCCCAATTAATTATCCTATAATTGATTGAAGCCATCTGTTATTTCAATCGTTTATTCGTTATTCTTCTTAAAATTTAGTTCTTTAAAAACATCCCATGTTTTTCCGTTGTGCTTTAATAAACAAATGGAGTTCACTTTAAACTTAGCATGGTATTTCATCTCTATAAATTCTTTCCAGGCTAATTGAAATTGTTGTTTTTTTAAATCTCTAAACGCAATAGTAATGTGCGGTTTAAATCCGTTGCTTTTATGAGTGGAATTAAATAGTTGGAGTGCTTGCATGGCATAAGCTAGTTCCTTTTGTAGTATATGCAAATAGTTATTCGCAACTATGTCAATATAAAGTACACGCGATTCGAAGTGCGAAAAATTTAACAACTCCATCTCAAACTCAATTTGTTGTTGCGAGAATTGTTGGAGCGTATTTGTGAGTATTTCCTCTTTGTGAGTGTCCCATTTGAAAGGCATTTGCAGGGTAATGTGTGGTGGCGATTTTAATGCCGCTTTTGAATCATAGTTTGCTGCCATGTGTTCCTTGAAAGCGAAAATCTTATTAAATATTGGCTGTGGCGGAATAATAGCAATAAAATAAAGAGATTCAGGATTGTTAGTTGTCATTTAATTCGAAATAATTTTGATTAAAATTAATCAAGTACACTTTTTCAGTAGCTCTTGTAATAGCGGTATATAGCCAACGTATAAATTCAAAATTGTAGTTTTCCGGATTCAAAAATCCATGGTCTATAAACACTTGTTTCCATTGCCCACCTTGGGATTTGTGGCATGTAATTGCATATGCAAATTTTACTTGCAATGCATTGAAATACGGATCCTCTTTTACAGCTCTTAGTCGTTCTTTTTTTGATGTAATGTGCATGTAATCTTCCAATACTGCATAGTATAATTTTTTTTGTTGCTCTGCTTCTAAAGATGCATTGTTTGAAGTTAGTACATCTAAAATTATTTTAAATTCCATTTCTGGCTCGTTTTCATAATCTATAAATCGAGCAACAACATTTGCAAACTTGAGCCCATATTTTTCTTCTTGTTTAGATACTCTTTCAATTTGAATAATATCTCCGTTGGCTATAAACCCAATTTTAGATTCCTTGGGCAACCAAGAGTAATTATTTTTTACAATCATCAAATAGTCTCCTGCTGCAATATCGCTTTCTAACCATTTTATTCTTGCTCGTATTTGTTGATTATACTGGTTGGCAGTTTTGTTAGATCTGCATAGAACCAAAACATTTTCTGCACCGTATTTAGAATAGGCGCTATTCAACGTGTCTTCCAGTTCATAGCCTGTAATAGCAATAAAATCAGAATCTAGCGACAATGGAATTTTTGCAGGCATTTCTTTTTGTAACAATAGCAATCGTAGTTGTGTGGCGTTTAATAATATACTAGAGTCTGTTGCTTGCCTTACCACTTCGCGCAACTGCACATGTTGGGTTGCAAAAGACCAATTGCTTTCTACATACGTTTTTTCTAGTGCAGGGCTTTTATTTGAACCAATTGGGGGTAATTGAGCATTGTCACCCATTAAGATTAATTTGCAATTAAATCCACTAAAAACATAGGCAAACAAATCGTCTAGCAAACTTCTTCCGGATTGAGAATTTTGATTTTCTCCGCTTTGCCAATCAGGTATCATGGAAGCTTCATCCACAATGAATATGCAGTTTTTGTGTGTGTTGTATTGCAATTCTACTTTAGTGAATGTATCGTCATCGGAAGTTCTTTTGTATATTTTTTTATGAATAGTATATGCAATTTGCTTGGTGTGTTGAGTTTGTACTTTGGCGGCACGACCTGTAGGGGCAAGCAGTACAAAGGTTCTGCCAATTTGTTGAGAGCTTTTTATGAGCGAACCAATTAACGAAGTTTTTCCGGTGCCGGCATATCCTCTAATGATTAAGATACGTTCATTCTTGTCGAAAAGTAGTCGGTGTAATTTTTCAATTACAACTTGTTGGTCGGTAGTATATTGAAAAGAAGCTTTTTGTTGAAGTAAATCTTTGAAAAGCTCTAGGTTCATGTTTTTTAAGACTAAAAAGGCTTGTTAAGAGCTAACTTAACAAGCCTAGATAAAAACGATAAAAAATTATTTTTTTATAAAACGAGATGTAACTTGTTGTCCCGATTGATTATTTTCAATTATGAAATAATACAATCCTTTGGGAAGCGTTGCTATATCAAATGAAGCTGAATTTTGAGTAGATAAAGTTATAGATTGCATTTTAATTTGCTTGCCCAATACATCATAGATTTTAACAGTGTTCTTATCAAAAAATAAATTGGAAGTACTTTTAATAAACAACTCGTTTTCAGCAGGGTTGGGGTAAACAGACACAAGCGCAGAATTGGTTTCATTTACGCTCGAAAAGCCTCCCGGTAGAACGATCGTAGGGTTAGTATCTAAAAATGTACATCCATTAGCATCTGTAACTTGCACAAAATAACTTCCTGCAGGCACGTTGCTTTGTGTTTGACCTACTAGCCCGGCAGGTTGCCAAGTATAGGAATAGGGACCTGTACCGCCAGATGCTGTTGCGCTAAGTTTTCCGTCAGTACAAGAAAGGCATGTTGTTGCAGTGGCGGTTGAAACTGCTGTTATGGCAGTTGGTTGTGTTATTGTAACGGTGCCGGTGCAAGTTGTGCTTCCGGAAATACTAAGTCCTGTTGCTTGAACTGTATATGTGCCGGCACATAAAAGTGATGCGCCCTGTAAAAATTGACCGTTAGACCAACTATAGGTATATACATTGGCCGGACTTACCATGGCAGAAGCGCTTCCGTTGCAATATAGTTGATTGCTAGAGTTGCATGAATTGTTAACCACGTTCGAAAACGTAATTGTACATTGTGCAGAAATAGTACCGATAGATAATGCTAAAACGGATAAAAAAGAAAGTAATTGTTTTTTCATTTTAAATAATTTTTAGGTGTGTTTCAAATGTAAACTAATTAATTATTTTTACCTACACTCTAAATTAGAATTTGTAGGAAGCAAACAAGAATGGAGTTTGGGCACAACTAAATTAAAATTGTGGTAATAAAATACGATTCTCATAAAGTGTTTGTACTTTTAGGTGTATGAAAATCAAGAAACAGTGGTAGCAATTTCTAGACATACTAAATTATACTCTTTGCTTGATACTGTTGGTGCAGTTTTAAGTAGTCCGCACTGTCATGTTTCTATGACACTGTCTTTGAACGACTTTGTTGTTGCGGTGTTGGATGTAAAGCAGAATACATACTTAGGTTTAGAACAATATTCGTTTCAAGATGC encodes the following:
- a CDS encoding 2'-5' RNA ligase family protein; protein product: MTTNNPESLYFIAIIPPQPIFNKIFAFKEHMAANYDSKAALKSPPHITLQMPFKWDTHKEEILTNTLQQFSQQQIEFEMELLNFSHFESRVLYIDIVANNYLHILQKELAYAMQALQLFNSTHKSNGFKPHITIAFRDLKKQQFQLAWKEFIEMKYHAKFKVNSICLLKHNGKTWDVFKELNFKKNNE
- a CDS encoding ABC transporter substrate-binding protein: MFKSSSLFIIVLIVFCAGCVLKNDSQENSTAKTIWGDSLLLNETDYYQTLFPHAVVDAVSSHIASQVYEGLLMFNTKDLYVQPSIAERWMIDSAGTTYTFFLKKGVKFHDDVCFENGIGREVTANDFNYCFKQLCTYSENNKLFETTFKDILVGANEYYAKSKTEKPSTEIEGIKVLDDYTLQLKVTQSSGTFLLKLATLATAVFPKEGYDTYGNELKIGTGPFVFPKSGKDFKRLVLSRNVNYHVLDSSGKKLPYLDKICFTFLPNKKDELEAFKKGEIDAIIGLPSEDVNTIVQKQIKKFQGDSAIYTLERIPEMITHFFEFNVTRPPFDNVKVRQAFNYAINRDRIVEVVLNNEAYGPAESGVVPPSFRDYDISKIKGYTYDPEKARKLLAEAGYPGGKGFPSFKFLVNSGGQRNTSVAFEVEKQLINVLGITINIDVVSFPDKINAVQNGTADMYKNALGADYPSPESFLWSFYGKTLPADKSKPSYPNTSRYFNQEYDLLFEAGKKEINEQKCFEYFAKAEQLMMTEAPVIVLWYDESYQLKQSKVKNLFPNPLRYRNYTQVYKETPINYPIID
- a CDS encoding AAA family ATPase, with the protein product MNLELFKDLLQQKASFQYTTDQQVVIEKLHRLLFDKNERILIIRGYAGTGKTSLIGSLIKSSQQIGRTFVLLAPTGRAAKVQTQHTKQIAYTIHKKIYKRTSDDDTFTKVELQYNTHKNCIFIVDEASMIPDWQSGENQNSQSGRSLLDDLFAYVFSGFNCKLILMGDNAQLPPIGSNKSPALEKTYVESNWSFATQHVQLREVVRQATDSSILLNATQLRLLLLQKEMPAKIPLSLDSDFIAITGYELEDTLNSAYSKYGAENVLVLCRSNKTANQYNQQIRARIKWLESDIAAGDYLMIVKNNYSWLPKESKIGFIANGDIIQIERVSKQEEKYGLKFANVVARFIDYENEPEMEFKIILDVLTSNNASLEAEQQKKLYYAVLEDYMHITSKKERLRAVKEDPYFNALQVKFAYAITCHKSQGGQWKQVFIDHGFLNPENYNFEFIRWLYTAITRATEKVYLINFNQNYFELNDN
- a CDS encoding T9SS type A sorting domain-containing protein; protein product: MKKQLLSFLSVLALSIGTISAQCTITFSNVVNNSCNSSNQLYCNGSASAMVSPANVYTYSWSNGQFLQGASLLCAGTYTVQATGLSISGSTTCTGTVTITQPTAITAVSTATATTCLSCTDGKLSATASGGTGPYSYTWQPAGLVGQTQSNVPAGSYFVQVTDANGCTFLDTNPTIVLPGGFSSVNETNSALVSVYPNPAENELFIKSTSNLFFDKNTVKIYDVLGKQIKMQSITLSTQNSASFDIATLPKGLYYFIIENNQSGQQVTSRFIKK
- a CDS encoding aminoacyl-tRNA hydrolase, translated to MSSKFLIVGLGNIGAEYEQTRHNIGFLVVEKLVKELGGSFLSDRLAFRAEVRHKGRTLVAIKPTTFMNLSGKAVNYWMQTEKIPLENILIVTDDLALPFGTLRMKGKGSDGGHNGLKSIQETLATVNYARLRFGIGNEFAKGSQVNYVLGKWSEEELVELPNRITSAKEFVVSFATIGLQRSMSLFNNK